The Polaribacter sp. MED152 region TCATAACGATTTAGGTTTGGCTACAGCAAATTCAATAGCAGGTGTTGTAAATGGTGCTCGTCAAATTGAATGTACTATAAACGGAATTGGTGAAAGAGCAGGTAACACAGCTTTAGAAGAGGTGGTTATGATATTAAATCAGCATCCTTATTTAAATCTAGAAACAAGTATCAATACAAAATTACTGTACGATACAAGTATGATGGTTCGTGAAAAAATGGGAATGCCAGTACAACCAAATAAAGCAATTGTGGGTGCTAATGCATTTGCACACAGTTCAGGAATTCATCAAGATGGAGTCATAAAAAACAGGGAAACTTATGAAATTATGGATCCTGAAGATGTAGGTGTTACCGAAAGTGCTATTGTATTAACAGCTAGAAGTGGTAGAGCAGCTTTGGCTTATAGAGCTAAAAAAGTAGGTTATGAACTAACTAAAGTTCAGTTAGATGAAGCTTACAAAGCCTTTTTAAACATGGCAGATCAGCAAAAAGAAATAAAAGATGAAGACATACATGTCATCATGAAAAAAGTTAGTAATTTAGAGAAGTCAGCTATTGCATAAAATACTAGTACTATGAAATTTAATATAGCAGTAATTCCAGGAGATGGTATAGGTCCAGAGGTTGTAGAGCAAGCAAAAAAAGCTTTAAATGCAGTTGCTGAAGCATATGATCATATATTTATTTATAAAGAAGCGCAATTGGGTGCAAATGCCATTGATGCTACAGGAGGTCCTTTACCAAAAGAAACAATTACTATTTGTAAAAGTGCAGATGCTATATTATTTGGTGCAGTTGGTGATCCTAAGTACGATAATGATCCATCAGCTAAAATTCGTCCAGAACAAGGCTTGCTAAATTTAAGAAGAGAATTAGATTTATATTGCAATGTTAGGCCAGTAAAGGCTTACGATAATCTAATATCTAACTCCCCATTAAAAAGAGAAGTAATAAAAAATGCAGATTTTGTTATTTATAGAGAATTAACAGGAGGTATTTATTTTGGTGAAAAAACATTAAGCGAAGACAAGCAAACTGCACATGACGTTTCTACTTATACAGTAAAACAAATTTCTAGAGTTGCTCATTTGGCATTTCAAGCAGCACAAAAACGTAAGAAGAAAGTAACTTTGGTAGATAAAGCAAATGTTTTAGAAACTTCTCGTTTATGGAGAAAAACAGTTTCAGAAATAGCCAAAGACTATAAAGATGTAGAACTAGAATATTTATTTGTAGACAATGCAGCTATGAAAATGATTCTAAATCCTACGCATTTCGATGTCATATTAACAGAAAATCTTTTTGGAGACATGATTTCTGATGTGGCAAGTTCACTTTGTGGCTCAATAGGTTTATTGGCATCATCTTCTATTGGTTCAGAAAATGGTTTGTTTGAGCCTATTCACGGCTCATATTCGCAAGCAAAAGGTAAAGATATTGCAAATCCGTTAGCTTCTATTTTATCAGCAGCAATGATGTTGCAGTATTTAGGTTTACATGAAGAGGCAGATGCTATAGAAAGAGCTGTAGACAAGTCTTTAGCTTTAGGTATCACTACTCAAGATATCAAAAGAAAAATGCAGAAATCAACAACAACTTCTAAGGTTGGCGATTTTGTAGCAGATTATATTACCAATCAAGATGATAGTAATATGAACTTTAGAAACATTCACATGGGTCAAAGCACCATTATTTAGTAGCTATTTCCAGCTTTCAGTACTCGCTTTTTTTGAAATCTGAATTAAATTCAGTTTCAAAAAAGAGCTCAAACAAGTGCCTCAATCTGGGCTAAACTTGTTTGTGAACTAAAGTCAGTTTTAGAAATATCAAATTCTTATTAAAATAAAAAATTCTTTAAAAATATTATAACTATTGAATATCATTTTAAAATATAATTAAACAACTGTTATTCAGTAAATTAAATAGTTATTTTTTAACCTGAATTTAAACGAAGTCATTGTAGTATTATTAAAAAAATAGCGCAATTATAATATTTTTGTTAACACAGAAACAGTTTGTAAATGGAATTAAATAAACATAGCAAAAGATTAACCCAAGACGAATCTCAACCAGCTTCTCAAGCCATGTTGTATGCAGTAGGTTTATCAGAAGAAGATATGAGCAAAGCCCAAGTTGGTATTGCAAGTACAGGTTATGATGGTAATCCATGTAATATGCATCTAAACAATTTAGCTGCAGAAGTTAAAGTAGAAAGTAAAATTGCTGGTTTAGTTGGGTTAGGTTTTAATACTATTGGAGTTTCAGACGGAATTTCTATGGGAACTTCTGGTATGAATTATTCTTTAGCTTCCAGAGATATAATTGCAGATTCAATAGAAACTGTAATGAATGCTCAAAGTTATGATGCCTTAGTTTCTGTGGTAGGTTGTGACAAAAATATGCCAGGAGCTGTAATTGCAATGTTACGTTTAAATAGGCCATCAATTATGATGTATGGAGGTACAATTGCCTCTGGTAGTTATAAAGGTAAAAAATTAAATATTGTATCTGCCTTTGAAGCTTTAGGTCAAAAAGTAGCTGGAGAAATAGATGAGAATGAATACAAAGAAATTATAAAAAGAGCCATTCCAGGAGCAGGTGCTTGTGGAGGTATGTATACTGCAAATACAATGGCTTCTGCAATAGAATGTATGGGTTTTGCTTTGCCTTATAATTCTTCTATTCCAGCAGAAAATCCAAATAAACTATCTGAAGCAGAAAGAACAGCTTTAGCTATTAAAAACTTATTAGAGTTAGATTTAAAACCTTTAGATATCATTTCTAAAAAGTCGTTAGAAAATGCTGTTGCTTTAGTAAATGCTTTGGGTGGATCTACAAATGCAGTTTTACACTTTTTAGCTATAGCACATGCAGCAGAAATAGATTTTACTTTAGAAGATTTTCAAAAAGTATCAGATAGAACGCCTTTAATTGCAGATTTGAAACCATCAGGAAAATATTTAATGGAAGATGTTCATGGAGTTGGAGGTACGCCTGCAATTATGAAATATTTATTGGATAATGGGTATTTGCATGGAGATTGCTTAACTGTTACAGGTAAAACTTTAGCAGAAAACTTGGCAGATGTTAAAGCAATGGAGTTTGAAGCTCAAGATGTTATTTATCCAAAAGATAAAGCTTTAAAAACGTCAGGAAACATTCAAATCATTTATGGAAATCTAGCAACAGAAGGTGCAGTAGCTAAAATTTCTGGAAACGAAGGCTTGTTGTTTGAAGGTAAAGCTGTGGTTTACGATGGTGAGCAAGCAGCAAATACAGGTATTTCTAATGGTGAAGTAGAAAAAGGTGATGTAGTTGTTATTAGATATGTGGGGCCAAAAGGTGGGCCAGGAATGCCAGAAATGTTAAAGCCAACTTCTTTAATTATGGGAGCAGGTTTAGGTAAATCTGTAGCTTTAATAACAGATGGACGTTTTTCTGGAGGTACACATGGTTTTGTTGTGGGGCATATTACACCAGAAGCACAATCAGGAGGAGCTATTGGGCTTTTAGAAACAGGTGATAAAATTAGAATTAGTGCAGAAGACAACTCAATAAATGTGCTTATTTCTGATGAAGAGTTAGAGAAAAGAAGAGCAAATTGGGTGGCTCCTGCTTTAAAACATAAAAAAGGAATTTTATACAAGTACGCAAAATCTGTAGCCTCTGCATCTAAAGGATGTGTTACTGATTTATAAATAAATGAATTAAGATTTAAGAGAAAAGAGCAAGTGTCAAATACAAAAAAGTTTTGAGCTAATTTCTTTAAACTCTTATTTAAAAGTAAGAATTATGGAGACAAAAACCATATCAAGTACACAGTCAAAAGCTAAAGCAACAGAGCGTATTTCTGGAAGTGAGGCAATTGTTAGATGTTTAATTGAAGAAGGTGTTGATATTTTATACGGATATCCAGGAGGTGCAATTATGCCTGTCTATGATGAGTTGTATAAATACCAAGGTAAAATTCACCATGTTTTAACACGTCATGAGCAAGGTGCAACACATTCTGCACAAGGTTATGCACGTATTTCTGGAAAAGTTGGTGTTGCTATGGCTACCTCTGGTCCTGGAGCAACAAACCTAATTACAGGAATTGCAGATGCGCAAATAGATTCTACACCAATGGTTTGTATTACTGGACAAGTTGCGTCACATTTATTGGGTAGTGATGCTTTTCAAGAAACAGATATTGTTGGTATTTCAACTCCAGTTACGAAATGGAACTGCCAAATTACAAAGGCTGAAGATATTCCAAAAGCAATGGCAAAAGCATTTTACATTGCCAAAAGTGGAAGACCAGGTCCTGTTTTAGTAGATATTACAAAAGATGCTCAATTTGAAGAGTTTGATTTTGCTTACGAAAAATGTACTCATGTTAGAAGTTACAATCCTGTACCAACAACAGATATTACAAAGGTTAAAGAAGCTGCAGATCTAATAAACGCAGCAAAGAAACCAATGATTGTTTGGGGTCAAGGTGTAATTTTAGGTAAGGCAGAAGAAGAGTTTAAGGCTGTTGTAGAAAAAGCAGGAATACCTGCTGCTTGGACAATATTAGGAGCTTCTGCAATACCAACTTCACATCCATTAAATGTTGGTATGGTTGGTATGCATGGTAATTATGCACCAAATATTTTAACTAATGAATGTGATGTGCTTATTGCAATAGGTATGCGTTTTGATGATCGAGTTACAGGGAGTTTAAATACTTATGCAAAACAAGCCAAAGTAATTCACTTCGAAATTGATCCTGCAGAGATTGATAAAAATGTAAAATCTGATGTAGCAGTTTTGGGTGATGCAAAAAAGAGTTTAGCAGAACTTTTGCCATTTTTAGAAGAAAAATCTCACTCAGATTGGCATCAGAAATTTAAAGATCTGTATCAAATTGAATATGATAAAGTAATTAAAAACGATTTGTATCCTACAAAAGAAGGCCTAACAATGGGCGAGGTTTTAAAAGAAATCAACATTCAGAGTAAAGGTAAGGCTGCAATTGTAACAGATGTTGGTCAACATCAAATGGTTGCTTGTAGATATGCAGATTTTAACGTGTCTAAAAGTAATATCACTTCAGGTGGTTTAGGAACAATGGGCTTTGGTTTGCCAGCTGCAATTGGTGCAAAAATGGCAGCTCCAGTTCGTGAAGTAGTTTCTATTTCTGGAGATGGTGGTTACCAAATGACAATTCAAGAATTAGGTACTATTTTTCAGCAAAAAGCTGCAGTAAAAGTAGTGGTTTTAAATAATGATTTCTTAGGTATGGTTCGTCAATGGCAACAATTGTTTTTTGATAAAAGATATGCCTCTACAGAAATGGTGAATCCTAATTTTGTAGCTATTGCAGAAGGGTATTATATTAAGGCTAGAAAAGTTGCTAAACGTGAAGAATTAGCTGAGGCTGTAGCAGAAATGATGCAAAGTAAAGAAGCTTATTTCTTAGAAGTTTGCGTAGAAAAAGAAGATAATGTATTTCCAATGATACCTTCAGGAGCTAGTGTTTCTGATATAAGATTAGAATAAGATGAGTACAGAAGAAAAACAATTATACACAGTATCTATTTATACTGAAAATAATATTGGATTGTTGAATAGGATTTCTGCAATTTTTCAAAGAAGACATATTAATATAGAAAGTTTAAATACTTCTCCATCTGAAATAGAAGGTGTTTCTAAGTTTACTATTGTTGTAAATATTGATGAAGTAAATATCAAGAAGATTATTGGTCAGATTGAGAAGCAGGTAGAGGTGATTAAAGCTTACTATCATAATCTAGATCAAATTATATATCAAATTTCTGGATTGTTTAAAATAAAATCAGAATTGTTATTCGAAGAGCCTCAAATACAAAACATTATTAAAGAAAGCAATGCTAGAATTGTAACAGTAAACAAAGCCTTTTTTATTCTTGAGAAGTCTGGAAGAAAAGAAGAAATTGTAGAAATGTATAACCAGTTAAGTAAATTCGGGATTATGCAATACACACGTTCTGGCTTAATTGCAGTTACAAAAGAAGAAATGAAAATTTCATCATTATTAGAATCATACAACAACTAAAAATAGAGAAAAGAGTATCATTTTAAACGAAAGAAGTTCTTAAAACTTTTTTTTTCATGTGCTCTAATCAACAATTAAAAACAAAAAAATGTCAAATTATTTTAACACATTAACATTAAGACAAAAACTAGAGCAATTAGGGAAATGTCGTTTTATGGATGCTTCAGAATTTGAAGATGGAGTAGCTGCCTTAAAAGGGAAAAAAATTGTTATTGTGGGCTGTGGAGCACAAGGATTAAATCAAGGTTTAAACATGAGAGAATCTGGTTTAGATATCTCATATACCTTAAGGCAAGCAGCAATTGATCAAAAAAGAGAATCATATACAAATGCTATTTCTAATAATTTTGAAGTAGGTACTTATGAAGAGTTGTTGCCAACTGCAGATTTGGTAATTAACTTAACACCAGACAAGCAACATACAAACGTGGTGAAAGCAGTAATGCCTTTAATGAAAAAAGGAGCAACATTATCATATTCTCATGGATTTAATATTGTTGAAGAAGGGATGCAAATACGTAAAGATTTAACGGTTATTATGGTTGCACCAAAATCTCCTGGATCTGAAGTAAGAGAGGAGTATAAAAGAGGTTTTGGAGTGCCAACATTAATTGCAGTACATCCAGAAAATGATCCTGAACAAAAAGGTTGGGCACAAGCAAAAGCGTATGCAGTTGCAACAGGTGGTCATAAAGCTGGTGTTTTAGAATCATCTTTTGTTGCAGAGGTAAAGTCAGATTTAATGGGTGAGCAAACCATTTTATGTGGATTGTTACAAACAGGTGCTATTTTATCTTTTGATAAAATGGTTGAAGAAGGTATTGATGCTGGTTATGCAGCGAAATTAATTCAATATGGCTGGGAAACTGTAACTGAGGCATTAAAGCATGGAGGAATTACAAATATGATGGATAGATTATCTAATCCTGCCAAAGTTGAAGCCTTTAGATTGTCAGAGGAATTAAAAGATATTATGCGTCCATTATTTCAAAAACATATGGATGATATCATGACTGGTCATTTCTCTAAAACTATGATGGAAGACTGGGCTAATGATGATGTAAACCTATTAAAATGGAGAGAAGCTACAGGTGAAACTGCATTTGAAAAACAGCAAATAACAGATCAAGAAATATCTGAGCAAGAATATTTTGATCATGGTACATTGTTAGTTGCTTTTGTTAGAGCAGGCGTAGAGTTGGCTTTTGAAGCAATGACAGAATCTGGAATTATAGATGCCTCTGCTTATTATGAGTCTTTACATGAAACACCGTTAATTGCAAACACTATTGCACGTAAAAAATTATATGAAATGAATCGTGTAATTTCTGATACTGCAGAGTATGGTTGTTATTTATTTGATCATGCATGTAAGCCTTTATTGACTGATTTTATGAAAACTGTCTCTACAAATGTTATTGGTAAATCTTTTAGCAGTGATAATTGTGTAGATAATCAAGAATTAATTAAAATCAATAAAATTATAAGAAATCATCCAGTAGAAGTTGTAGGAGAGCAATTAAGAGCTTCTATGACAGCTATGAAGGTGATTAAGTCATAAATTTAAATTGTTTATTATTTTTAAACCTGCTAATGAAAATTGGTAGGTTTTTTGTTTTTTACTCGTTTTTTTCGAAATCATTTTCGTAGTTAATTAGCAACTTTCATTAATAGGAGTGTTATTTTTGCTAACTTGATTACCCATATTTCTGGTTGTATAAAACAACCAAAAACTAGCATAATTATGATAAAAATAAATCAGAATATACCAGAGGAATTTAAAATTGATACACTTTTACATCAAAAATCATATTTAGTAAATGGTGAGTTAAAAGAGTGGAAAGGTGAGTTCACTGAAGTGTATTCTACAATATCTTCTACAGAAGAGTATAAACCCACTCTTTTGGGTACAATTCCTAATCTCACAGAAAACGAAGCTATAGAGGCTTTAAATTCGGCTTATAGAGCTTATGATAGAGGTCAAGGTATGTGGCCTACAATGCGTGTTGCAGATAGAATATCTTGTATGGAGGAGTTTGCAGACCAAATGAAAACCAAACGTGAAGAAGTTGTTAAACTTTTAATGTGGGAAATTGGAAAATCGCACGCAGACTCAGAGAAAGAATTTGATAGAACAGTTGAGTATGTTTATGACACCATTGAGGATTATAAACAAATGGACAGAGATTCTGCTAAGTTTGAAAAACATAGTGGAGTACATGCTCATATTAGAAGAGGTCCCTTAGGTGTTGTATTGTGTTTGGGGCCTTACAATTATCCTTTAAATGAAACTTTTGCGCTGTTAATTCCTGCTTTAATTATGGGTAATACAGCTGTGTTTAAGCCTGCTAAGCATGGGGTTTTATTACTTTCTCCAATAATGGAGGCTTTTCAGAATAGTTTTCCTGAAGGGGTTGTGAATATTATTTATGGTAGAGGTCGTGTTTTAGCTACACCAATCATGAAAACAGGTAAAGTTGATATTTTAGCGCTAATAGGCAATAGTAAATCAGCAAATGCTATACAAGCGAATCATCCTTATAAAAATAGGTTAAGGTTGGTATTGGGTTTAGAGGCTAAAAATCCTGGAATTGTTTTGCCAGATGCTGATTTAGATTTGGCGATCGAAGAATGTTTAACGGGTTCAACTTCCTTTAATGGCCAAAGATGTACAGCACTTAAAATATTGTTTGTACATGAGCATATTGTAGATAAATTTAATAAACGTTTTGCAGAAAAGGTAGATGCTTTAAAATTTGGAAATCCTTGGGAAAAGGATGTAAAATTAACTCCATTACCAGAACCAGGCAAGCCAGATTATATACAAGAATTGATAGATGATGCTAAAGAAAAAGGTGCAAAGATTTTGAATGAAAAAGGGGGTGAGCGAACCGAAAACTATATTTTTCCATCAGTATTATATCCTGTATCAAAAAACATGAGGGTTTATGAAGAAGAGCAATTTGGGCCAGTAATTCCTATTGTTTCATTTAAAAATATACAAGAACCTTTAGATGCTATGGCTGATTCTAACTATGGTCAGCAAGTAAGTGTTTTTGGGAGTGATGTAAAAACTTTAGCACCACTAATAGATACATTGGTTAATCTAGTTTGTAGAGTAAACCTTAATAGTGCAGCACAAAGAGGGCCAGATGTATATCCGTTTACGGGTAGAAAAGATTCTGCAGTGAGTACTTTAAGTGTGCATGATGCTTTACGATCTTTCTCAATAAGAACCTTTGTAGCCTCTAAAGATACAGAGTATAACAATAGTATATTGCAAGAACTCTTAGATAAAAAAACGTCTAACTTTATTAATACAGATTATATTTTATAGGGCAAAAAAAAATACCAAATCAAATGATTTGGTATTTTTTTTATCTGTACTTGTTTGATTTATTTTCCTAATGGAATCACGATTAAGCCAGAGAATTTTTCAGAAAAATTCATCATTGCTTTATCAGCTTCAAGTTTCGTTTTATAATTACCAACCAATACTTTCCAATAAGGCTGATTGTAGTCTAATTTGGTATAATTTCCAGGAAAAAGTACATTGAATTTACTTTGCGTACTTCTTGCCTTAGTTTCATTTCCATAATATAGTTGAATACGATAGCCATAACCAAATTGCTTATTAAATGCTCTTTTTTTAGCAATTAACTTACGCACACTTTCGCTTGCATTTGTATTATTTTGAGCATTCGATTCTGTAGTTGTTAACAAACCAAAGGCTAAAAAAATGAATAAAATTATGAAGTTTTTCATAAAAAAAATTTCTACAAAAATAACGACATCTTTTAGATTATATTGAAAAAAACCTTTATTTAGAATTGTTATAAATTAATATTTACCATCCTTTTCCTTTTTTTAAATTTAGCAATATGTAGTACTTTTGTACAACTGTTCAAAAAGTGGTTTTTGGGCTATTTATACAGATATTAAAATAGTTTGTAAATATGAAAAGTGTAGCGTTACACAGTAAAATAATCAAAGTACTTCTTAAGAGTTTTACAATCATTCTGCTTTTTTCAATTAGCTTATCTTCTTATTCTCAAGAAGTTGATGCTGCTCGTCAAGCAGAGGGTAGAAAACTTTTTAAATCCCTTTGTGCTTCATGTCACAAGTTAGATAGAAAACTTGTTGGGCCAGCTTTAGGTGGTGTAGAAGAGCGTAGAGAGAATGAGTGGTTATTAGCTTGGATTAAGAATAATGCAGAGCTAAGAGCGTCTGGAGATAGACAGGCTATTGCAATTTACGAGGAATATAATGGGTCTCCAATGACGGCTTTTCCTCAGTTGAGTGATGATCAAATCAATAACATTTTGTATTACACTACTGTAGGTGATCCTGTAAAGGCGGATGTTGCAGGTACTGCTGTTGTAGACGCAACTGCAGGTGGAGGTTCAGGTAGTGCTCCTGATTGGATTATTTATTTGTTAGCTGGTGCAATAATTGTTGCTTTCTTAATGATTGCAAGTTTATTAAAGCAGGTTAATGAATTAAAAGGTAACAAGTCTGCGAATAAATCAAACTTAAAAAGAGACTTGTATGAATTGTGGGAAGGTATTAAAGGAAATACATTCTTACATGTTTTAACTACAATCTTTGTTTTGTTGATTGGTGCTTACATTGTTTTTGGTACTTTATTCAAAGTTGGGGTAAACGAAGGTTATATGCCTTTGCAGCCAATTGCATTTTCTCATAAAATTCACTCTGGTGAAAATAAAATAGAATGTCAATACTGTCACTCTTCTGCAAAACATAGTAAACATTCAGGTATTCCTTCTGTAAACGTTTGTATGAATTGTCATAAAAATATTGCTGAAGTGTCTGAAGGAACTGTAGTTGAGTGGGATGGAATGACTTATGGTAAGGCTGAGCTAGATAAGGAAATCGCTAAGATTTACGATGCTGCAGGTTGGGATCCAGATGAGTTAGAATATACAGGAAATACAAAGCCTATTAAATGGGTTAGAATTCATAATTTGCCAGACTTTGCTTACTTTAACCATTCACAACACGTAACTGTAGGTGGTATAGAGTGTCAAAAATGTCATGGGCCTGTTGAGACTTACGATGAAATGCGTCAGTTCTCACCTTTAACTATGGGTTGGTGTATCAATTGTCATAGAGAGACTAATGTAGACTTAAAGGGTACAGAGTATTATGATAATATCCACAAAGAATTAGCAAAAAAGTACAATGTAGATAAGGTTACTATTGCTCAGTTAGGTGGATTAGAATGTGGTAAGTGCCACTATTAATTAAAAAAGAAGAATAGTTTTTGTAATTGGCCTTTAAGCCAAACAAAATCTAAAACTAATAACTATAAGTAAATGGCTTCAAACAAAAAATACTGGAAAAGTGTTGAGGAACTAAAAGGTAGTTCTATTGTTGAAACGTTAAGTAAAAATGAGTTTGTAGATGAAATTGCTACAGATCAGTTTTTAGGTGATAAAGAAACATTAGAGAATAGTTCTACTTCACGTAGAGATTTTTTAAAGTACGTTGGTTTTACAACAGCTGCAGCTTCTTTAGCAGCTTGTGAAGGGCCAGTTAGAAAGTCTATTCCTTATGTAGTTAAACCTAATGATATTATTGCAGGTGTTGCAGACTGGTATGCAACTTCTATGGCTGATGGTTATGACTTTGCAAATGTTTTAGTAAAAACAAGAGAGGGTCGTCCAATTCAAATTATGCCTAATAAAGATGCAAATGGTACAACTACTGCTAGAGTACAGGCAGCTATTTTATCTTTGTATGATGAGAAGTTACGTTTAAAAGAACCAACCAAAGCAGGAGAAGTAATTTCGTGGGCAGATGCAGATAAGGAAATTGGTTTAAAATTACTTAGCTTAAAAAATGAAAATAAACCAGTTGTTTTACTAACTGGTACAATGGCTAGCCCATCAACAGATAAAATTATTTCTGAATTTACAACAGCATATCCAAATATTAAACACGTTGTTTATGATGCAGTTTCAGAAGCGGGTGCTACAGAAGCTATGCTTGCAATGTATGGCAAAAGAGCATTACCAAACTATCATTTAGAAAAGGCAAAAACAATAGTTTCTATTGGTGCAGATTTCTTGAGTGATTTCCATGGAGGTTTCGAAAAAGGATATGTAAATGGTAGAAAGCCAGAATCTGGTCAAATGTCTTACCATGTTCAGTTTGAAAGTAACATGTCTTTAACTGGAGCTAATGCAGATAAAAGAGTGGTGTTAAAGCCATCAGATCAAGTATTCGCTTTATTAAATCTTTATAAAGAAGTAACTGGTAATAATGTTTCTTCTAAAGCAACTCCTGTAGATGCTGAGATTAAGAAAATGGCTCGTGAGTTAAGAATGAATGGTTCTAGATCTGTTGTAATGACAGGTTTAAATGATAAAAATGCACAGCTTATTGCTTTTGCAATAAACGAAGCTTTAAGCAGTGAAATCTTTGATACTAAGAATACATTAAATATTCGTCAAGGAAATGATGCAGAGGTTGCTCAGTTAATTTCAGATATGAAAGCTGGTAGAGTTGCAGGTTTGTTGACGCATAATGTAGATCCTATTTACTCATTAGCAAGCTCTGCTGATTTTGTTGAAGGATTAGCAAAATTAGAGTTGTCTGTAGCTTTATCTACAGAAAATAGTGCAACTGCTGATGCTTCTAATTATGCATTACCTACTCCACACTTTTTAGAGTCTTGGGGAGATACACAATTTGATAGTGTAACTTATGGGTTAATGCAACCAACGATTCAGCCATTATTTAATACACGTCAATTACAAGATACTTTATTAAAATGGTCTGGTAATTCAACAAAATATTACGATTATTTAAAAGCCTTTGCTGCAGATTCTGTATTGAATGGTAGTTCTTGGAATACAGCTTTACATAATGGTTTCTTTAAAAGAGAAGCTTTAGTTGAAGAAGT contains the following coding sequences:
- a CDS encoding SPOR domain-containing protein gives rise to the protein MKNFIILFIFLAFGLLTTTESNAQNNTNASESVRKLIAKKRAFNKQFGYGYRIQLYYGNETKARSTQSKFNVLFPGNYTKLDYNQPYWKVLVGNYKTKLEADKAMMNFSEKFSGLIVIPLGK
- a CDS encoding NADP-dependent glyceraldehyde-3-phosphate dehydrogenase, which translates into the protein MIKINQNIPEEFKIDTLLHQKSYLVNGELKEWKGEFTEVYSTISSTEEYKPTLLGTIPNLTENEAIEALNSAYRAYDRGQGMWPTMRVADRISCMEEFADQMKTKREEVVKLLMWEIGKSHADSEKEFDRTVEYVYDTIEDYKQMDRDSAKFEKHSGVHAHIRRGPLGVVLCLGPYNYPLNETFALLIPALIMGNTAVFKPAKHGVLLLSPIMEAFQNSFPEGVVNIIYGRGRVLATPIMKTGKVDILALIGNSKSANAIQANHPYKNRLRLVLGLEAKNPGIVLPDADLDLAIEECLTGSTSFNGQRCTALKILFVHEHIVDKFNKRFAEKVDALKFGNPWEKDVKLTPLPEPGKPDYIQELIDDAKEKGAKILNEKGGERTENYIFPSVLYPVSKNMRVYEEEQFGPVIPIVSFKNIQEPLDAMADSNYGQQVSVFGSDVKTLAPLIDTLVNLVCRVNLNSAAQRGPDVYPFTGRKDSAVSTLSVHDALRSFSIRTFVASKDTEYNNSILQELLDKKTSNFINTDYIL
- a CDS encoding TAT-variant-translocated molybdopterin oxidoreductase, with the protein product MASNKKYWKSVEELKGSSIVETLSKNEFVDEIATDQFLGDKETLENSSTSRRDFLKYVGFTTAAASLAACEGPVRKSIPYVVKPNDIIAGVADWYATSMADGYDFANVLVKTREGRPIQIMPNKDANGTTTARVQAAILSLYDEKLRLKEPTKAGEVISWADADKEIGLKLLSLKNENKPVVLLTGTMASPSTDKIISEFTTAYPNIKHVVYDAVSEAGATEAMLAMYGKRALPNYHLEKAKTIVSIGADFLSDFHGGFEKGYVNGRKPESGQMSYHVQFESNMSLTGANADKRVVLKPSDQVFALLNLYKEVTGNNVSSKATPVDAEIKKMARELRMNGSRSVVMTGLNDKNAQLIAFAINEALSSEIFDTKNTLNIRQGNDAEVAQLISDMKAGRVAGLLTHNVDPIYSLASSADFVEGLAKLELSVALSTENSATADASNYALPTPHFLESWGDTQFDSVTYGLMQPTIQPLFNTRQLQDTLLKWSGNSTKYYDYLKAFAADSVLNGSSWNTALHNGFFKREALVEEVEFTSTVSVANAAATLSSSAKKASGFELNLYTKTGLGDGKQANNPWLQEFPDPITRASWDNYLTMSIADAKELGFSNPVKDNGAINGDYAKISVNGKEAVVPVMIQPGQAKGSIGLALGFGKTFGLKEEMQVGVNAYPFYANSNNIQYGVTIEKVGGYHEFACTQVQKTIAGRHDILKVASLKEYKNVDPKDHHHGWNKPAYVSYDHQEVEANTIDLWDEHNRDLGHHFNLSIDLTSCTGCGACVVACHAENNVPVVGKREVRVGRDMHWLRIDRYYSSTVETREDAKELGLSRGEMYEALETEAENPEVTFQPMMCQHCNHAPCETVCPVAATTHGRQGQNQMTYNRCVGTRYCANNCPYRVRRFNWFEYANNNQFDFNMNNEYGKMVLNPDVVVRGRGVMEKCSMCIQMTQATILKAKKEGRAVNTDEFETACSSACTTGSLVFGDVNNKEDKVAALAKDKRAYNVLDYLQTKPNVIYQVKIKNTNEA
- a CDS encoding c-type cytochrome, with product MKSVALHSKIIKVLLKSFTIILLFSISLSSYSQEVDAARQAEGRKLFKSLCASCHKLDRKLVGPALGGVEERRENEWLLAWIKNNAELRASGDRQAIAIYEEYNGSPMTAFPQLSDDQINNILYYTTVGDPVKADVAGTAVVDATAGGGSGSAPDWIIYLLAGAIIVAFLMIASLLKQVNELKGNKSANKSNLKRDLYELWEGIKGNTFLHVLTTIFVLLIGAYIVFGTLFKVGVNEGYMPLQPIAFSHKIHSGENKIECQYCHSSAKHSKHSGIPSVNVCMNCHKNIAEVSEGTVVEWDGMTYGKAELDKEIAKIYDAAGWDPDELEYTGNTKPIKWVRIHNLPDFAYFNHSQHVTVGGIECQKCHGPVETYDEMRQFSPLTMGWCINCHRETNVDLKGTEYYDNIHKELAKKYNVDKVTIAQLGGLECGKCHY